In Acidicapsa acidisoli, a single genomic region encodes these proteins:
- a CDS encoding PadR family transcriptional regulator, producing MNPSISVKKDLQEMLPLSPAVFFVLFALADGEKHGYLIMQQVKVLSDGKLSMGPATLYTTIQKLADQSFIEEVENDSQDRRRNYRLTQAGKQLLNAEFSRQNEVLLLAKAKKVFPLGGKA from the coding sequence ATGAATCCATCAATTTCAGTCAAGAAGGATTTGCAGGAGATGCTGCCGCTTTCGCCAGCGGTCTTCTTCGTACTTTTTGCTCTCGCGGACGGCGAGAAGCATGGATACCTGATCATGCAGCAGGTAAAAGTCTTGTCGGATGGCAAACTCTCAATGGGTCCCGCGACCCTCTATACCACAATCCAAAAACTTGCGGACCAGTCGTTCATTGAAGAGGTAGAGAACGACAGCCAAGACCGTCGTCGAAACTATCGCCTCACGCAGGCGGGCAAGCAACTGCTCAACGCGGAGTTTTCGAGGCAAAACGAGGTTCTTCTTTTAGCGAAGGCCAAGAAGGTGTTTCCACTGGGAGGTAAAGCATGA
- a CDS encoding DUF302 domain-containing protein produces MVELPDKGMVHRSSPYCVDETVERLGTVLQSLGIPVLARIDHSGGAAAMGLAMRPTKLLIFGNAKAGTPLMVAAPTLALDLPLKALVWEDSEGKIWVSYNTPQYLLERHGFPEELMPNIAGIRVIVDEAVR; encoded by the coding sequence ATGGTGGAGTTGCCCGATAAGGGAATGGTGCATCGGAGCAGTCCGTACTGCGTGGATGAGACGGTGGAGCGGCTGGGGACAGTATTGCAGTCGCTGGGGATTCCGGTGCTGGCGCGGATCGATCATAGCGGCGGAGCGGCGGCGATGGGTCTAGCGATGAGGCCGACCAAGCTGCTGATCTTTGGGAATGCCAAGGCCGGGACGCCACTGATGGTGGCTGCGCCCACGCTAGCGCTTGATTTGCCCCTGAAGGCTCTGGTCTGGGAGGACTCGGAAGGGAAGATTTGGGTTTCTTACAACACTCCGCAGTATTTGCTGGAGCGGCATGGATTTCCGGAGGAGCTGATGCCGAATATTGCCGGTATTCGCGTGATCGTGGATGAGGCTGTGCGCTGA